The segment GAACTCCCGAGCGCCATCATCAGGCCCAGCGCACACGCATCGGCGGCCACTCCGACGCCGATCACATGCAGCAGGCGCGCGCCTTGCGGCGCCGGATGCAGCAGCGAATCGAGCGTCAGCGAGATCGCCGCCCCCGCGACGAAGCACATCAGTCCGCGCTGGCCGACCGCGACGACCGGGCGCACCGCCTGCGCGATCCGCGCGACCCAGCCGTAGCGCACGCAATCCGCCATCAGCCACGCGATCGCCGCGAAGTTCACGACGCGCGCGAGCGCCAGGTCGCGCTTCATCATCCCCTCCGGCAGCGGCAGGCCCGAGAACAGCTTGACGCTCGCGCAGGCCAGCACGATCGCGCACGCGACGCCGGTTGCCGCGGCAGCCCACCGCCCGAGCGCGACGCGCCGGTAGACGGGCTGGCAGCGCGCGAGCACGCCGGCCACGAACACCAGTTGCCACGCGAACGGGTTGAAGGTCCAGTGGAACGTGTCGCTATCCAGCAGCTCGGGGCCGAGCCAGCCCGCGGCGAGCCACGACGACACGCTCGCGGCGGCGAGCAGCCACGGGCGCCGGCGCGCCCACGGCACGAGCGCCGGCGCCGCCAGCGCGAACAGCACGTACATCGGCAGAACCGCCGCGAGATACGGCTGGCGCTGGAACGTGAGCAGCTCGGCGAGCCCCGTCAACGGCGTCGCGAGCATCACGCTGACGTCGTCGAGCGCGAGGTTCGGCGCGTCGATGCCGTAATGGTCGAGCACCGCGGACACGACGAGCATCAGCGTCGACGTCGCGAGGAACGCGCGATAGATCTGCATCGCGCGGCCCACGAACCGCCGCTGCGCGGCACGCGCGCCGTGCCGTTCCGCGATCGCGCCGTATGCGCTCGCGGTCGCGAAGCCGCCGAGAAACACGAACACCTCGGCGGCGTCGCACAGCGCGAACACGTGCAGCGTCACGCGCGACAGCACGCTCGCGCCGATGTGATCGACGACGATCATCAACAGCACGACGCCCCGGAAGAAATCGACTTCGATCAGGCGGCCGCCGCATGGCGCATGGGCGGAGGACGGCGCGCTCACGGACATGTTCGCGCTCGCGGATCGGCGGCGCGGCGCGCGCCGGAGTCGGTCGGATTCGGAAGGCGCGCGCGGCCGGCGGCGATACGCGTATGCTCGTGTCGCGCCAACCCGGCTGGCCGGGCACGGAGAGAACCGTTCATCGGAAAGCGGCATACGAAGGAATGACGGTCAGGTCAGTCTAGTGGCCGCTCAGGGGAGACCCTAAGTAACAAAGTGCAACCGAATCTTCGGTTCGATTACAGCGGCGGGATCTGCGACGCGACGCGCGGGTGAAACCGTCGGCGCGGTCAGCGCGACGTCAGCGCGCGGTCAGTTGGCGGTCAGCCTGCGGACGGTATCCGATGGCGTCGCGCGCCGCGTTCAGCGGACAGGCAGGCGCCGCATCAGCATCGCGCTGTGCCACGCGGTCAGCGCGACCGCGACCCAGATCGGCCCGTAGGTCGCGAGCTTCGCGACCGTGAGCGTCTCGCCGAGCAGCAGCAGCGACACCACGACGAGCAGCACCGGCTCGACGTAGCCGAGGATGCCGAACAGCGCCATCGGCAGCATCCGGCTCGCCTTCAGGTAGCTCGCCAGCGCGAGCGTGCTGAGCGCGCCGAGCCCCGGCAGCAGCGCCGCCCACAGCGCGGGATGGCCGGCGAGCGGCGTCGTGCTCGTCGCGGCCATCACGGCGGCGACCGGGCACAGCAGCGCCACCTCGACGGCGAACGCGGCCAGCGAATCGGCGTTGATCCGCCGGCGCAGCACGAAATACGGCGGATAGCCGAGCGCGACGACAAGCGTCGGCCACGCGAACGCGCGCGTCGCCCACACCTCGTGCGCGACGCCGAGCGCCGCACACGCAATCGCAGCCCATTGCAGCGGATCGAGCCGCTCGTGATAGTAGAAGCGGCCAACGAGCACCATCGTCAGCGGCAGCAGGAAGTAGCCGAGCGACACTTCGAGCATCCGCCCGTGCAGCGGCGCCCACAGGAACAGCCACAGCTGCACGCCGAGCAGCGCCGCGCTCGCGGGCAGCGCGGTCAGCAGGCGCCAGTCGCGCGCGGCTCGTGCGACCAGCGCAACCAGGGCCGGCCAGCGGCCGCGCAGCGCGATCAGCGCGAGCGCGCCCGGCGCGGTCCACAGGATCCGCCACGCGAAGATGTCGAGCCCCGTGAGCGGCGCAAGCAGCTTCGCATACGCGGACAACAGCGCGAACAGCATCGACGCCGTCACCGACAGCACGAGCCCGCGCCCGGCCTCCGGATATCCCGTCATCGCCCGCTCACTGCTGCTGGAAGCGTTCGTAGCGCTTGTCGGTCTGCCGCTCCTCGAACGTCACCTCGGTCACGCGCGCCGCCGGCGGCCCGTGCCTCAGCCACGCGAGCATCCGGTCGATCTGCGCGCCGGGGCCCTGGAGCGTCGCCTCGACGGTGCCGTCTTCAAGGTTCGCGACCCAGCCGCGCAGCTTCAGCGCGTGCGCCTCGCGCACCGTCGCATGACGGAAGCCGACGCCCTGCACGACGCCGCGCACCCGCACGTAGTAGGTTTCAATCCGTTCGTCATGGTCGTCGCGGCTCATCGTCTTCACCTTCCTGTTGCATCCAAGCCCGGCATTGTAGTCGCGCCGGCCGCACCATGTCAGTGCCCGCCGCCGCCCCGCGCCGAACACGTACAATCTCGCACGATGCACAACCGCCGCGCCGCCCGCGCGCGGCCATGAGGACTCGACTTGCATGACTGATACATCCCGCGATCTCGTTCTGGTCACCGGCGCGTCCGGTTTCGTCGGCTCGGCCGTCGCGCGCATCGCGCAGCAGAAGGGCTACGCGGTGCGCGTGCTCGTGCGCCCGACCAGCCCGCGCACGAACGTCGCGGATCTCGACGCCGAGATCGTCACCGGCGACATGCGCGACGAAGCGTCGATGCGCACCGCGCTGCGCGGCGTGCGCTACCTGCTGCACGTCGCCGCCGACTATCGCCTGTGGGCGCCCGATCCGCTCGAGATCGAGCGCGCGAACCTCGAGGGCGCGGTCGCGACGATGCGCGCGGCGCGCGCCGAGGGCGTCGAGCGGATCGTCTACACGAGCAGCGTCGCGACGCTGAAGGTGACGAGCGCGGGCGACCCGGCCGACGAGAACCGGCCGCTCACGCCCGAGCAGGCGATCGGCGTGTACAAGCGCAGCAAGGTGCTCGCCGAGCGCGCGGTCGAGCGGATGATCGCCGACGAAGGGCTGCCCGCGGTGATCGTCAATCCGTCGACGCCGATCGGCCCGCGCGACGTGAAGCCGACGCCGACCGGCCGCATCATCGTCGAGGCGGCGCTCGGCAAGATTCCCGCGTTCGTCGACACGGGGCTGAACCTCGTGCACGTCGACGACGTCGCGAACGGCCACTTCCTCGCGCTCGAGCACGGCCGCATCGGCGAGCGCTACATCCTCGGCGGCGAGAACCTGCCGCTGCAGCAGATGCTCGCCGACATCGCGCAGATGACCGGCCGCAAGGCGCCGACGCTCGCGCTGCCGCGCTGGCCGCTGTACCCGCTCGCGGTGGGCGCGGAGGCGGTCGCGAAGTTCACGAAGAAGGAGCCGTTCGTCACCGTCGACGGGCTGCGGATGTCGAAGAACAAGATGTATTTCACGTCGGCGAAGGCGGAGCGGGAGCTCGGCTATCGCGCCCGGCCGTACCGCGACGGGCTGC is part of the Burkholderia ubonensis subsp. mesacidophila genome and harbors:
- a CDS encoding OpgC domain-containing protein, which gives rise to MSVSAPSSAHAPCGGRLIEVDFFRGVVLLMIVVDHIGASVLSRVTLHVFALCDAAEVFVFLGGFATASAYGAIAERHGARAAQRRFVGRAMQIYRAFLATSTLMLVVSAVLDHYGIDAPNLALDDVSVMLATPLTGLAELLTFQRQPYLAAVLPMYVLFALAAPALVPWARRRPWLLAAASVSSWLAAGWLGPELLDSDTFHWTFNPFAWQLVFVAGVLARCQPVYRRVALGRWAAAATGVACAIVLACASVKLFSGLPLPEGMMKRDLALARVVNFAAIAWLMADCVRYGWVARIAQAVRPVVAVGQRGLMCFVAGAAISLTLDSLLHPAPQGARLLHVIGVGVAADACALGLMMALGSSGTWLARRRGAAV
- the rarD gene encoding EamA family transporter RarD, producing MTGYPEAGRGLVLSVTASMLFALLSAYAKLLAPLTGLDIFAWRILWTAPGALALIALRGRWPALVALVARAARDWRLLTALPASAALLGVQLWLFLWAPLHGRMLEVSLGYFLLPLTMVLVGRFYYHERLDPLQWAAIACAALGVAHEVWATRAFAWPTLVVALGYPPYFVLRRRINADSLAAFAVEVALLCPVAAVMAATSTTPLAGHPALWAALLPGLGALSTLALASYLKASRMLPMALFGILGYVEPVLLVVVSLLLLGETLTVAKLATYGPIWVAVALTAWHSAMLMRRLPVR
- a CDS encoding acylphosphatase; the protein is MSRDDHDERIETYYVRVRGVVQGVGFRHATVREAHALKLRGWVANLEDGTVEATLQGPGAQIDRMLAWLRHGPPAARVTEVTFEERQTDKRYERFQQQ
- the hpnA gene encoding hopanoid-associated sugar epimerase, with amino-acid sequence MTDTSRDLVLVTGASGFVGSAVARIAQQKGYAVRVLVRPTSPRTNVADLDAEIVTGDMRDEASMRTALRGVRYLLHVAADYRLWAPDPLEIERANLEGAVATMRAARAEGVERIVYTSSVATLKVTSAGDPADENRPLTPEQAIGVYKRSKVLAERAVERMIADEGLPAVIVNPSTPIGPRDVKPTPTGRIIVEAALGKIPAFVDTGLNLVHVDDVANGHFLALEHGRIGERYILGGENLPLQQMLADIAQMTGRKAPTLALPRWPLYPLAVGAEAVAKFTKKEPFVTVDGLRMSKNKMYFTSAKAERELGYRARPYRDGLRDALDWFRSAGYLK